One Tenebrio molitor chromosome 2, icTenMoli1.1, whole genome shotgun sequence genomic region harbors:
- the LOC138122977 gene encoding sperm-specific sodium:proton exchanger-like isoform X2, whose product MKKFFTLLVLFGCLGHVNCWTEQGHYKYIFVFGIIVVTSLIRHLGRVKFRIPIPYSIFVILCGILWGIGSNYVIWMKHYANVGESFVDHIHRVYLPVLVFSASFCTDVHTFLKSLPQILIISLPMAFLHACFCGLLMMVILDLDWSYVDGLMFGILFSTIYPMDLLNYFKQITGTHIKHLTVLLAGEMIISATLVLYVHEALNNNINGWVVHWYQFAMGIVRIVLLGIPLGYIVGFLGVFLMRLVSEEPICLMIITMSMCYLSFALCETIACAGTIGVLFSGMMMGLERMALPSDMEKLLSDIWIVIISTMNGLLFFITGIMIPINLGDRLGIGEYIYALVTYLLSNIGRFLTFLIFSPILKRIGYGFNRPNMVICVWGGLKNPLTLSIVLNVHDLYADDKYKACLFFMHLVIVYILFLIINGSSISFIFKAVGLSELSLAKQSNINNCMKYIYQVRDRTIAVLKMDRFVSDANWPLVVSATALNHPYKGAGFTEDFEDSLEDEDFLGYRFTVCPECRKNIPTEPTSKEMREMTREAKLRVLKLKKVAYSRQFESGIISKEGVRILHQTLDIAKDTEDATVDLQPLFKMFNKENSFYRCLKERLLSIFKSQEDSLSHPRMYWRYICFCIITHIWFKIFIYSIIFLNLIFVVYHFLNNSHQTSVQFLIIVSLDALFFTIYFVEFWITIFAYSWIYVCKHGFGTYFRSCWNLIDFVVLCSAFVSLLMELIVVGLIHQQDQEYYREMLYVVLSPMLLRVLRFVKLIKACKGFHDKIIQCLNVRIDRDRAMAYELGKNYVAANDEILENLHNIVDKDKIRQRIREQIERDRLSVIKMLGMASKERPWIAVTVKTNCAARAVLHSMREDIKDLKVSGWVDDAEFTKLTRSLLERYKLIRSIKTVEASTPREIFENISWMGDDKHLIDYLYDNVVIKKFDPGNVVVKEGTITEGIYILISVGKRKRTGSVVREGERFSAAPFENVTGSGGCKFIENVVAAK is encoded by the exons atgaagaaattctTCACTTTGCTTGTACTTTTTGGTTGCTTGGGCCATGTAAACTGTTGGACCGAACAGGGGCattacaaatacatatttgtttttgggatTATCGTGGTAACCTCTTTGATCCGACATTTGGGGAGG GTCAAGTTTCGCATTCCCATTCCCTACTCCATctttgttatattgtgtgGGATACTTTGGGGTATCGGTTCCAACTACGTTATCTGGATGAAACACTACGCAAATGTAGGAGAATCTTTTGTCGATCATATTCATCGCGTATATTTGCCGGTGCTCGTGTTTAGTGCTTCGTTTTGCACCGACGTCCACACCTTCCTCAAGTCCTTGCCCCAGATCCTCATCATCTCGTTACCAA TGGCTTTTCTTCACGCATGTTTCTGCGGACTCCTCATGATGGTAATACTAGATTTGGACTGGAGTTACGTCGATGGACTGATGTTCGGGATTCTGTTCAGTACGATCTATCCGATGGATTTGTTGAACTATTTCAAGCAAATCACCGGCACTCACATTAAACACTTAACGGTGTTGCTCGCGGGAGAGATGATCATATCTGCGACTCTCGTGTTGTACGTGCACGAGGCTCTGAACAACAATATAAACGGATGGGTCGTCCATTGGTACCAATTTGCCATGGGGATAGTCCGTATCGTGCTTTTAG GGATTCCTTTGGGCTACATTGTCGGCTTTCTGGGCGTCTTCTTAATGCGATTGGTCTCCGAAGAACCCATTTGCCTCATGATCATCACCATGTCCATGTGCTACCTCAGCTTCGCCCTCTGCGAGACCATAGCTTGCGCTGGTACCATTGGTGTCTTGTTCAGCGGAATGATGATGGGTTTAGAACGCATGGCTTTACCAAGCGACATGGAAAAATTGCTCTCGGACATCTGGATAGTAATAATCAGTACCATGAACGGACTCCTCTTTTTCATCACTGGAATCATGATCCCTATAAATCTGGGTGACCGTCTTGGCATTGGCGAATACATCTACGCCCTCGTCACTTACCTCCTATCCAACATTGGACGCTTCCTCACCTTTTTGATTTTCAGTCCGATTCTAAAGAGGATCGGTTACGGCTTCAACCGCCCTAATATGGTGATATGCGTGTGGGGAGGATTGAAAAATCCACTCACTCTAAGCATAGTTCTAAACGTACACGATCTGTACGCGGACGATAAGTACAAAGCTTGTTTGTTCTTCATGCACCTGGTGATCGTTTACATTTTGTTTCTTATCATCAATGGTTCATCCATTTCTTTTATATTCAAGGCTGTAGGGCTGTCTGAACTCTCGTTGGCTAAACAATCTAACATAAACAACTGCATGAAATACATTTACCAAGTGAGAGATCGAACAATTGCAGTACTAAAAATGGACAG ATTTGTATCTGATGCTAACTGGCCTCTGGTAGTGAGTGCAACGGCGCTGAATCATCCGTACAAAGGCGCCGGCTTTACCGAAGATTTCGAGGACAGCCTAGAAGATGAGGACTTTCTAGGATACAGATTCACGGTTTGCCCCGAATGCAGAAAAAACATTCCAACAGAACCAACTTCCAAAGAGATGAGAGAGATGACCCGAGAGGCTAAACTTCGAGTCTTGAAGCTAAAGAAGGTGGCGTACAGTAGACAATTCGAAAGTGGGATCATTTCAAAAGAGGGAGTCAGAATCCTACACCAAACACTAGACATCGCCAAAGACACGGAAGACGCAACCGTAGACCTACAACCACTGTTCAAAATGTTCAACAAGGAGAATTCTTTCTATCGATGCTTGAAAGAACGCCTCCTCAGTATCTTCAAGTCGCAGGAGGACAGCCTCAGCCACCCAAGAATGTACTGGCGGTACATCTGCTTCTGCATCATAACTCACATTTGGTTTAAGATCTTCATCTACTCCATCATATTCCTAAATCTAATTTTCGTCGTTTACCACTTTTTGAACAATTCGCACCAAACGTCAGTTCAGTTTCTGATAATAGTTTCGCTCGACGCTCTCTTCTTCACGATCTACTTTGTCGAATTTTGGATCACGATCTTCGCCTATTCGTGGATCTACGTGTGCAAACACGGCTTCGGCACCTACTTTCG GTCGTGCTGGAACCTAATCGACTTCGTCGTCTTGTGTTCGGCTTTTGTCAGCCTGCTCATGGAATTGATCGTCGTGGGACTAATTCACCAACAAGACCAGGAGTACTACCGCGAGATGTTGTACGTCGTCTTGTCGCCAATGCTTCTTCGTGTCTTGCGATTCGTCAAACTAATCAAGGCTTGTAAGGGATTCCACGATAAGATTATCCAATGTTTGAACGTCAGGATCGATCGTGACCGAGCTATGGCTTACGAGCTAGGGAAGAATTATGTCGCCGCGAACGACGAGATTTTGGAGAATCTGCACAATATCGTCGATAAAGATAAAATCAGACAGAGAATAAGGGAGCAGATAGAGAGGGACAGACTTTCGGTGATTAAAATGCTGGGGATGGCCTCAAAAGAGAGGCCATGGATTGCAGTCACTGTCAAGACAAATTGCGCTGCAAGAGCGGTTTTGCATAGCATGAGGGAAGACATCAAAGACTTGAAAGTGTCAG GTTGGGTCGACGATGCTGAGTTTACCAAACTGACAAGATCTCTGCTGGAGAGGTATAAACTGATCCGTTCGATTAAAACAGTAGAAGCTTCCACCCCGAgggaaatatttgaaaatatatcTTGGATGGGGGACGATAAACATCTCATCGACTACTTGTACGACAATGTTGTGATCAAGAAGTTCGATCCAGGAAACGTCGTTGTTAAGGAGGGGACAATCACTGAAGGAATCTACATACTGATTTCAG TTGGCAAAAGAAAGCGCACTGGTTCGGTTGTGCGGGAGGGAGAAAGATTCAGCGCCGCGCCTTTTGAAAATGTCACGGGCAGTGGCGGGTGCAAATTCATAGAGAAtgtggttgcggcaaaataa
- the LOC138122977 gene encoding sperm-specific sodium:proton exchanger-like isoform X4 yields MKKFFTLLVLFGCLGHVNCWTEQGHYKYIFVFGIIVVTSLIRHLGRVKFRIPIPYSIFVILCGILWGIGSNYVIWMKHYANVGESFVDHIHRVYLPVLVFSASFCTDVHTFLKSLPQILIISLPMAFLHACFCGLLMMVILDLDWSYVDGLMFGILFSTIYPMDLLNYFKQITGTHIKHLTVLLAGEMIISATLVLYVHEALNNNINGWVVHWYQFAMGIVRIVLLGIPLGYIVGFLGVFLMRLVSEEPICLMIITMSMCYLSFALCETIACAGTIGVLFSGMMMGLERMALPSDMEKLLSDIWIVIISTMNGLLFFITGIMIPINLGDRLGIGEYIYALVTYLLSNIGRFLTFLIFSPILKRIGYGFNRPNMVICVWGGLKNPLTLSIVLNVHDLYADDKYKACLFFMHLVIVYILFLIINGSSISFIFKAVGLSELSLAKQSNINNCMKYIYQVRDRTIAVLKMDRFVSDANWPLVVSATALNHPYKGAGFTEDFEDSLEDEDFLGYRFTVCPECRKNIPTEPTSKEMREMTREAKLRVLKLKKVAYSRQFESGIISKEGVRILHQTLDIAKDTEDATVDLQPLFKMFNKENSFYRCLKERLLSIFKSQEDSLSHPRMYWRYICFCIITHIWFKIFIYSIIFLNLIFVVYHFLNNSHQTSVQFLIIVSLDALFFTIYFVEFWITIFAYSWIYVCKHGFGTYFRSCWNLIDFVVLCSAFVSLLMELIVVGLIHQQDQEYYREMLYVVLSPMLLRVLRFVKLIKACKGFHDKIIQCLNVRIDRDRAMAYELGKNYVAANDEILENLHNIVDKDKIRQRIREQIERDRLSVIKMLGMASKERPWIAVTVKTNCAARAVLHSMREDIKDLKVSGWVDDAEFTKLTRSLLERYKLIRSIKTVEASTPREIFENISWMGDDKHLIDYLYDNVVIKKFDPGNVVVKEGTITEGIYILISV; encoded by the exons atgaagaaattctTCACTTTGCTTGTACTTTTTGGTTGCTTGGGCCATGTAAACTGTTGGACCGAACAGGGGCattacaaatacatatttgtttttgggatTATCGTGGTAACCTCTTTGATCCGACATTTGGGGAGG GTCAAGTTTCGCATTCCCATTCCCTACTCCATctttgttatattgtgtgGGATACTTTGGGGTATCGGTTCCAACTACGTTATCTGGATGAAACACTACGCAAATGTAGGAGAATCTTTTGTCGATCATATTCATCGCGTATATTTGCCGGTGCTCGTGTTTAGTGCTTCGTTTTGCACCGACGTCCACACCTTCCTCAAGTCCTTGCCCCAGATCCTCATCATCTCGTTACCAA TGGCTTTTCTTCACGCATGTTTCTGCGGACTCCTCATGATGGTAATACTAGATTTGGACTGGAGTTACGTCGATGGACTGATGTTCGGGATTCTGTTCAGTACGATCTATCCGATGGATTTGTTGAACTATTTCAAGCAAATCACCGGCACTCACATTAAACACTTAACGGTGTTGCTCGCGGGAGAGATGATCATATCTGCGACTCTCGTGTTGTACGTGCACGAGGCTCTGAACAACAATATAAACGGATGGGTCGTCCATTGGTACCAATTTGCCATGGGGATAGTCCGTATCGTGCTTTTAG GGATTCCTTTGGGCTACATTGTCGGCTTTCTGGGCGTCTTCTTAATGCGATTGGTCTCCGAAGAACCCATTTGCCTCATGATCATCACCATGTCCATGTGCTACCTCAGCTTCGCCCTCTGCGAGACCATAGCTTGCGCTGGTACCATTGGTGTCTTGTTCAGCGGAATGATGATGGGTTTAGAACGCATGGCTTTACCAAGCGACATGGAAAAATTGCTCTCGGACATCTGGATAGTAATAATCAGTACCATGAACGGACTCCTCTTTTTCATCACTGGAATCATGATCCCTATAAATCTGGGTGACCGTCTTGGCATTGGCGAATACATCTACGCCCTCGTCACTTACCTCCTATCCAACATTGGACGCTTCCTCACCTTTTTGATTTTCAGTCCGATTCTAAAGAGGATCGGTTACGGCTTCAACCGCCCTAATATGGTGATATGCGTGTGGGGAGGATTGAAAAATCCACTCACTCTAAGCATAGTTCTAAACGTACACGATCTGTACGCGGACGATAAGTACAAAGCTTGTTTGTTCTTCATGCACCTGGTGATCGTTTACATTTTGTTTCTTATCATCAATGGTTCATCCATTTCTTTTATATTCAAGGCTGTAGGGCTGTCTGAACTCTCGTTGGCTAAACAATCTAACATAAACAACTGCATGAAATACATTTACCAAGTGAGAGATCGAACAATTGCAGTACTAAAAATGGACAG ATTTGTATCTGATGCTAACTGGCCTCTGGTAGTGAGTGCAACGGCGCTGAATCATCCGTACAAAGGCGCCGGCTTTACCGAAGATTTCGAGGACAGCCTAGAAGATGAGGACTTTCTAGGATACAGATTCACGGTTTGCCCCGAATGCAGAAAAAACATTCCAACAGAACCAACTTCCAAAGAGATGAGAGAGATGACCCGAGAGGCTAAACTTCGAGTCTTGAAGCTAAAGAAGGTGGCGTACAGTAGACAATTCGAAAGTGGGATCATTTCAAAAGAGGGAGTCAGAATCCTACACCAAACACTAGACATCGCCAAAGACACGGAAGACGCAACCGTAGACCTACAACCACTGTTCAAAATGTTCAACAAGGAGAATTCTTTCTATCGATGCTTGAAAGAACGCCTCCTCAGTATCTTCAAGTCGCAGGAGGACAGCCTCAGCCACCCAAGAATGTACTGGCGGTACATCTGCTTCTGCATCATAACTCACATTTGGTTTAAGATCTTCATCTACTCCATCATATTCCTAAATCTAATTTTCGTCGTTTACCACTTTTTGAACAATTCGCACCAAACGTCAGTTCAGTTTCTGATAATAGTTTCGCTCGACGCTCTCTTCTTCACGATCTACTTTGTCGAATTTTGGATCACGATCTTCGCCTATTCGTGGATCTACGTGTGCAAACACGGCTTCGGCACCTACTTTCG GTCGTGCTGGAACCTAATCGACTTCGTCGTCTTGTGTTCGGCTTTTGTCAGCCTGCTCATGGAATTGATCGTCGTGGGACTAATTCACCAACAAGACCAGGAGTACTACCGCGAGATGTTGTACGTCGTCTTGTCGCCAATGCTTCTTCGTGTCTTGCGATTCGTCAAACTAATCAAGGCTTGTAAGGGATTCCACGATAAGATTATCCAATGTTTGAACGTCAGGATCGATCGTGACCGAGCTATGGCTTACGAGCTAGGGAAGAATTATGTCGCCGCGAACGACGAGATTTTGGAGAATCTGCACAATATCGTCGATAAAGATAAAATCAGACAGAGAATAAGGGAGCAGATAGAGAGGGACAGACTTTCGGTGATTAAAATGCTGGGGATGGCCTCAAAAGAGAGGCCATGGATTGCAGTCACTGTCAAGACAAATTGCGCTGCAAGAGCGGTTTTGCATAGCATGAGGGAAGACATCAAAGACTTGAAAGTGTCAG GTTGGGTCGACGATGCTGAGTTTACCAAACTGACAAGATCTCTGCTGGAGAGGTATAAACTGATCCGTTCGATTAAAACAGTAGAAGCTTCCACCCCGAgggaaatatttgaaaatatatcTTGGATGGGGGACGATAAACATCTCATCGACTACTTGTACGACAATGTTGTGATCAAGAAGTTCGATCCAGGAAACGTCGTTGTTAAGGAGGGGACAATCACTGAAGGAATCTACATACTGATTTCAG
- the LOC138122977 gene encoding sperm-specific sodium:proton exchanger-like isoform X3 has protein sequence MKKFFTLLVLFGCLGHVNCWTEQGHYKYIFVFGIIVVTSLIRHLGRVKFRIPIPYSIFVILCGILWGIGSNYVIWMKHYANVGESFVDHIHRVYLPVLVFSASFCTDVHTFLKSLPQILIISLPMAFLHACFCGLLMMVILDLDWSYVDGLMFGILFSTIYPMDLLNYFKQITGTHIKHLTVLLAGEMIISATLVLYVHEALNNNINGWVVHWYQFAMGIVRIVLLGIPLGYIVGFLGVFLMRLVSEEPICLMIITMSMCYLSFALCETIACAGTIGVLFSGMMMGLERMALPSDMEKLLSDIWIVIISTMNGLLFFITGIMIPINLGDRLGIGEYIYALVTYLLSNIGRFLTFLIFSPILKRIGYGFNRPNMVICVWGGLKNPLTLSIVLNVHDLYADDKYKACLFFMHLVIVYILFLIINGSSISFIFKAVGLSELSLAKQSNINNCMKYIYQVRDRTIAVLKMDRFVSDANWPLVVSATALNHPYKGAGFTEDFEDSLEDEDFLGYRFTVCPECRKNIPTEPTSKEMREMTREAKLRVLKLKKVAYSRQFESGIISKEGVRILHQTLDIAKDTEDATVDLQPLFKMFNKENSFYRCLKERLLSIFKSQEDSLSHPRMYWRYICFCIITHIWFKIFIYSIIFLNLIFVVYHFLNNSHQTSVQFLIIVSLDALFFTIYFVEFWITIFAYSWIYVCKHGFGTYFRSCWNLIDFVVLCSAFVSLLMELIVVGLIHQQDQEYYREMLYVVLSPMLLRVLRFVKLIKACKGFHDKIIQCLNVRIDRDRAMAYELGKNYVAANDEILENLHNIVDKDKIRQRIREQIERDRLSVIKMLGMASKERPWIAVTVKTNCAARAVLHSMREDIKDLKVSGWVDDAEFTKLTRSLLERYKLIRSIKTVEASTPREIFENISWMGDDKHLIDYLYDNVVIKKFDPGNVVVKEGTITEGIYILISVGTF, from the exons atgaagaaattctTCACTTTGCTTGTACTTTTTGGTTGCTTGGGCCATGTAAACTGTTGGACCGAACAGGGGCattacaaatacatatttgtttttgggatTATCGTGGTAACCTCTTTGATCCGACATTTGGGGAGG GTCAAGTTTCGCATTCCCATTCCCTACTCCATctttgttatattgtgtgGGATACTTTGGGGTATCGGTTCCAACTACGTTATCTGGATGAAACACTACGCAAATGTAGGAGAATCTTTTGTCGATCATATTCATCGCGTATATTTGCCGGTGCTCGTGTTTAGTGCTTCGTTTTGCACCGACGTCCACACCTTCCTCAAGTCCTTGCCCCAGATCCTCATCATCTCGTTACCAA TGGCTTTTCTTCACGCATGTTTCTGCGGACTCCTCATGATGGTAATACTAGATTTGGACTGGAGTTACGTCGATGGACTGATGTTCGGGATTCTGTTCAGTACGATCTATCCGATGGATTTGTTGAACTATTTCAAGCAAATCACCGGCACTCACATTAAACACTTAACGGTGTTGCTCGCGGGAGAGATGATCATATCTGCGACTCTCGTGTTGTACGTGCACGAGGCTCTGAACAACAATATAAACGGATGGGTCGTCCATTGGTACCAATTTGCCATGGGGATAGTCCGTATCGTGCTTTTAG GGATTCCTTTGGGCTACATTGTCGGCTTTCTGGGCGTCTTCTTAATGCGATTGGTCTCCGAAGAACCCATTTGCCTCATGATCATCACCATGTCCATGTGCTACCTCAGCTTCGCCCTCTGCGAGACCATAGCTTGCGCTGGTACCATTGGTGTCTTGTTCAGCGGAATGATGATGGGTTTAGAACGCATGGCTTTACCAAGCGACATGGAAAAATTGCTCTCGGACATCTGGATAGTAATAATCAGTACCATGAACGGACTCCTCTTTTTCATCACTGGAATCATGATCCCTATAAATCTGGGTGACCGTCTTGGCATTGGCGAATACATCTACGCCCTCGTCACTTACCTCCTATCCAACATTGGACGCTTCCTCACCTTTTTGATTTTCAGTCCGATTCTAAAGAGGATCGGTTACGGCTTCAACCGCCCTAATATGGTGATATGCGTGTGGGGAGGATTGAAAAATCCACTCACTCTAAGCATAGTTCTAAACGTACACGATCTGTACGCGGACGATAAGTACAAAGCTTGTTTGTTCTTCATGCACCTGGTGATCGTTTACATTTTGTTTCTTATCATCAATGGTTCATCCATTTCTTTTATATTCAAGGCTGTAGGGCTGTCTGAACTCTCGTTGGCTAAACAATCTAACATAAACAACTGCATGAAATACATTTACCAAGTGAGAGATCGAACAATTGCAGTACTAAAAATGGACAG ATTTGTATCTGATGCTAACTGGCCTCTGGTAGTGAGTGCAACGGCGCTGAATCATCCGTACAAAGGCGCCGGCTTTACCGAAGATTTCGAGGACAGCCTAGAAGATGAGGACTTTCTAGGATACAGATTCACGGTTTGCCCCGAATGCAGAAAAAACATTCCAACAGAACCAACTTCCAAAGAGATGAGAGAGATGACCCGAGAGGCTAAACTTCGAGTCTTGAAGCTAAAGAAGGTGGCGTACAGTAGACAATTCGAAAGTGGGATCATTTCAAAAGAGGGAGTCAGAATCCTACACCAAACACTAGACATCGCCAAAGACACGGAAGACGCAACCGTAGACCTACAACCACTGTTCAAAATGTTCAACAAGGAGAATTCTTTCTATCGATGCTTGAAAGAACGCCTCCTCAGTATCTTCAAGTCGCAGGAGGACAGCCTCAGCCACCCAAGAATGTACTGGCGGTACATCTGCTTCTGCATCATAACTCACATTTGGTTTAAGATCTTCATCTACTCCATCATATTCCTAAATCTAATTTTCGTCGTTTACCACTTTTTGAACAATTCGCACCAAACGTCAGTTCAGTTTCTGATAATAGTTTCGCTCGACGCTCTCTTCTTCACGATCTACTTTGTCGAATTTTGGATCACGATCTTCGCCTATTCGTGGATCTACGTGTGCAAACACGGCTTCGGCACCTACTTTCG GTCGTGCTGGAACCTAATCGACTTCGTCGTCTTGTGTTCGGCTTTTGTCAGCCTGCTCATGGAATTGATCGTCGTGGGACTAATTCACCAACAAGACCAGGAGTACTACCGCGAGATGTTGTACGTCGTCTTGTCGCCAATGCTTCTTCGTGTCTTGCGATTCGTCAAACTAATCAAGGCTTGTAAGGGATTCCACGATAAGATTATCCAATGTTTGAACGTCAGGATCGATCGTGACCGAGCTATGGCTTACGAGCTAGGGAAGAATTATGTCGCCGCGAACGACGAGATTTTGGAGAATCTGCACAATATCGTCGATAAAGATAAAATCAGACAGAGAATAAGGGAGCAGATAGAGAGGGACAGACTTTCGGTGATTAAAATGCTGGGGATGGCCTCAAAAGAGAGGCCATGGATTGCAGTCACTGTCAAGACAAATTGCGCTGCAAGAGCGGTTTTGCATAGCATGAGGGAAGACATCAAAGACTTGAAAGTGTCAG GTTGGGTCGACGATGCTGAGTTTACCAAACTGACAAGATCTCTGCTGGAGAGGTATAAACTGATCCGTTCGATTAAAACAGTAGAAGCTTCCACCCCGAgggaaatatttgaaaatatatcTTGGATGGGGGACGATAAACATCTCATCGACTACTTGTACGACAATGTTGTGATCAAGAAGTTCGATCCAGGAAACGTCGTTGTTAAGGAGGGGACAATCACTGAAGGAATCTACATACTGATTTCAG TTGGGACATTTTAA